The following proteins are encoded in a genomic region of Spirochaetota bacterium:
- a CDS encoding DUF2781 domain-containing protein → MSGIDVLPLRERKGDWIFIVFFSFFVFSSFASDLVNGVMTPSPQSDYFWARAVYNLYAVNNDPLLIANPSWMRAMCFLSAFVFGPFYVVLVYSFIKGKNWVRPFALVYAGMIIESMIVILFAEFAGDATLFSQVCQGGVKTAEELAKIGLNQDLRVQDPVKFLAFNLPYKLVPLMLAVRMRKEHPFSRKF, encoded by the coding sequence ATGTCTGGTATCGATGTACTTCCCCTGCGGGAACGCAAGGGGGACTGGATCTTCATTGTCTTTTTTTCCTTCTTCGTATTTTCATCCTTCGCCTCTGACCTGGTCAACGGCGTGATGACCCCGTCGCCCCAGAGCGATTATTTCTGGGCCCGGGCCGTGTACAACCTCTACGCCGTCAACAATGATCCGCTCCTGATCGCCAACCCATCCTGGATGAGGGCCATGTGCTTTCTGTCGGCCTTCGTGTTCGGCCCCTTTTATGTGGTGCTGGTCTACTCGTTCATTAAGGGAAAGAACTGGGTCAGGCCCTTCGCCCTTGTGTACGCCGGGATGATCATTGAAAGCATGATCGTCATTCTCTTCGCGGAATTTGCCGGCGATGCGACCCTTTTCAGCCAGGTATGCCAGGGCGGGGTCAAGACGGCTGAGGAGCTGGCGAAGATCGGACTAAACCAGGACCTCAGGGTACAGGACCCCGTCAAGTTCCTGGCCTTCAATTTGCCTTACAAACTGGTCCCGTTGATGCTGGCGGTGCGGATGCGAAAGGAACATCCTTTCAGCCGTAAGTTCTGA
- a CDS encoding DUF1295 domain-containing protein produces MALAAKKNLEFGGPAGNVLIMIGLPALIYYLYFCVRFNHGDVIPGSDIDYRPFISFLDSIIPTWKAALIFGSWLIFQALLQAFLPGRTVQGVKLEDGSRLAYRMNGPASFIITIAILGILAATGVVSADIVYDNFGALISVIVVFVFIFSLFLFHYGKMSGQAGRPSGSRIHDFFMGVSLNPRIPPVTGFDLKFFCEARPGLIGWLAVSASFMGVQFTRNGFVTEAMALVVAFQFLYIADYFRHEEAILTTTDIVNDSFGFMLSFGDLAWVPLTYSLQAFYLIEHTHDLPAWGIALMVILNCAGYYLFRAVNIQKHRFRTVPGYRIWGREPEYIQTGQGNRLLVSGFWGWSRHFNYVGDIMMALAWCLPCLFDSPLPYFYVIYFTILLVHRQRRDDTKCAAKYGKDWDEYRKRVPWRILPGVY; encoded by the coding sequence ATGGCGTTGGCAGCAAAAAAGAACCTTGAATTCGGCGGACCCGCGGGGAATGTCCTTATAATGATAGGGCTTCCCGCATTGATCTATTATCTCTACTTTTGCGTCAGGTTCAACCATGGCGATGTCATTCCGGGGAGCGACATCGATTATCGCCCTTTTATTTCATTCCTCGACAGTATCATTCCCACCTGGAAGGCCGCGCTTATTTTCGGCTCATGGCTGATATTCCAGGCGCTCCTCCAGGCATTCCTGCCGGGGAGGACAGTGCAGGGCGTGAAACTGGAAGACGGCAGCCGCCTTGCCTACAGGATGAACGGTCCGGCGTCCTTCATTATAACCATCGCAATCCTGGGAATCCTGGCCGCTACCGGCGTTGTATCCGCTGATATTGTCTATGATAATTTCGGCGCCCTGATAAGCGTGATCGTCGTATTCGTGTTTATTTTCAGCTTGTTCTTATTCCACTATGGGAAAATGTCCGGGCAGGCGGGCAGGCCTTCCGGCAGCAGGATCCATGATTTCTTCATGGGGGTGTCCCTCAATCCGCGCATTCCGCCGGTAACCGGCTTTGACCTCAAGTTTTTCTGCGAGGCCAGGCCGGGCCTTATAGGTTGGCTCGCGGTGAGCGCATCCTTCATGGGCGTTCAGTTCACACGGAACGGCTTCGTCACCGAGGCCATGGCGCTGGTGGTGGCCTTTCAGTTCCTCTATATCGCCGATTATTTCCGGCACGAGGAGGCGATACTCACCACCACGGACATCGTCAATGACAGTTTCGGCTTCATGCTGTCCTTCGGCGACCTGGCCTGGGTGCCGCTGACCTATTCCCTGCAGGCCTTCTACCTCATTGAGCACACCCACGATCTGCCCGCCTGGGGGATCGCGCTGATGGTGATCCTGAACTGCGCCGGGTACTACCTCTTCCGAGCCGTGAACATCCAGAAGCACCGTTTCAGGACCGTGCCCGGGTACCGGATCTGGGGCAGGGAGCCGGAGTATATCCAGACGGGCCAGGGGAACAGGCTCCTCGTTTCCGGCTTCTGGGGATGGTCGCGGCACTTCAATTACGTCGGCGACATCATGATGGCCCTGGCCTGGTGCCTGCCATGTCTGTTTGACTCCCCCTTGCCGTACTTCTATGTTATCTACTTCACGATCCTCCTGGTGCACCGCCAGCGAAGGGACGATACAAAGTGCGCGGCAAAGTACGGCAAGGATTGGGATGAATACCGGAAGCGGGTTCCCTGGCGCATACTGCCGGGGGTATACTGA
- a CDS encoding HAMP domain-containing protein, translating into MAKKKKTTREKEAKKPLLKGRFRFTIGFKMITIISLIIATALFGISYLATYFFRQDYELRIKENSHEIARTIALKVRSDFTAIVRQADYLASVLEERGSGDHEKATLKEHTFGEDNRIVFVALVSRNGDVFSTDIYASHKKFLEQNKLTENDFFNAIKNDKSSLVNVFNGDTIVNNASLNFKIPIISIGVPYRYSAPSKASTILVVYVPMTLFLESVKSTGITKSMIVNGFGDVLAHHDSSLVRAKTNFVSLPIVDGMLKSKADNGLLRYADGSGSYFLGAFYKTGFGDTGIISTAPEDKAFEALYRILWRNVLITLIVLNGGILIVYLFSKTLTRPIKRLVTATQEIEKGNFHVDIKRTGSDEVGDLTDSFVKMGVGLGERERIKDAFGKFVNKELADKVLRGELKLGGEKIVAPVFFSDIRSFTAISEKMDPEEVVEFLNEYMTKMVDCVNRTGGVVDKFIGDAIMAIWGTPVSSGNDTENAVNCALMMRQTLIEHNIGRGAAKKPIIQIGCGINTGPVIAGQIGSHERMEYTVIGDTVNVASRIETLNKPFGTDILISQDSHKLVEGIFNTVSMQKIMIKGKSKPQQIYAVLGRKDDPAAPKTLPALRKLLGIKAPSMKEFDPNQKEEKYEIIQD; encoded by the coding sequence ATGGCAAAAAAGAAGAAGACTACCAGAGAGAAAGAAGCGAAAAAGCCTTTGCTTAAGGGAAGGTTCAGGTTCACCATAGGATTCAAGATGATCACCATCATTTCGCTGATCATCGCCACCGCGCTCTTCGGCATATCCTACCTGGCCACCTATTTCTTCAGGCAGGATTACGAGCTCCGCATCAAGGAGAACAGCCATGAGATCGCGCGAACCATAGCCCTCAAGGTGCGGTCCGATTTTACCGCCATAGTCAGGCAGGCCGATTACCTGGCTTCAGTCCTGGAGGAGAGGGGGAGCGGGGACCATGAAAAGGCGACCCTCAAGGAGCATACTTTCGGCGAAGACAACCGCATTGTCTTCGTCGCCCTGGTGTCGAGGAACGGCGATGTCTTTTCGACGGATATCTACGCGTCCCACAAGAAATTCCTGGAGCAGAACAAGCTCACGGAAAACGATTTCTTCAATGCCATAAAGAACGATAAGAGCTCGCTGGTGAATGTCTTCAACGGCGACACCATCGTCAACAACGCTTCCCTGAACTTCAAGATTCCCATCATCAGCATCGGGGTGCCGTACCGCTACAGCGCTCCCTCCAAGGCTTCGACGATACTGGTGGTATACGTGCCGATGACGCTGTTTCTTGAATCGGTCAAATCGACGGGGATCACCAAGAGCATGATCGTCAACGGGTTCGGCGACGTTCTGGCCCACCATGACAGCTCCCTCGTCAGGGCCAAGACCAATTTCGTCAGTCTCCCCATCGTCGACGGCATGCTCAAGAGCAAGGCGGACAACGGTCTCCTGCGGTATGCCGACGGCAGCGGCAGCTATTTCCTGGGGGCCTTCTACAAGACCGGCTTCGGCGATACCGGCATCATCTCCACGGCCCCGGAGGACAAGGCTTTCGAGGCTCTCTACCGAATACTATGGAGGAATGTCCTCATAACGCTCATAGTGCTCAACGGCGGCATCCTGATCGTGTATCTCTTCTCCAAGACCCTAACGCGGCCCATCAAGCGGCTGGTGACGGCCACCCAGGAGATAGAGAAGGGCAATTTCCACGTTGACATTAAACGCACCGGAAGCGACGAGGTGGGCGACCTGACCGATTCCTTCGTCAAGATGGGCGTCGGGCTGGGCGAGCGCGAGCGCATCAAGGACGCCTTCGGCAAGTTCGTCAACAAGGAGCTCGCGGACAAGGTCCTGCGCGGCGAGCTCAAGCTCGGCGGCGAGAAGATCGTGGCGCCGGTGTTCTTTTCGGACATTCGGTCCTTCACGGCCATCTCTGAGAAAATGGATCCGGAAGAGGTCGTCGAGTTCCTCAATGAATACATGACGAAAATGGTGGACTGCGTCAACCGGACCGGCGGCGTCGTGGACAAGTTCATCGGCGACGCCATCATGGCGATCTGGGGAACGCCCGTTTCATCGGGTAACGACACGGAAAACGCCGTCAATTGCGCCCTCATGATGCGCCAGACCCTCATCGAACACAATATTGGACGCGGTGCCGCGAAAAAACCGATAATCCAGATCGGCTGCGGCATCAACACGGGACCGGTCATCGCGGGGCAGATAGGCTCTCACGAGCGGATGGAGTACACCGTCATCGGGGACACGGTAAACGTCGCTTCCCGCATCGAGACCCTCAACAAGCCCTTCGGCACCGACATCCTTATCTCCCAGGACTCGCACAAGCTGGTCGAGGGCATCTTCAACACCGTGTCAATGCAGAAGATCATGATCAAGGGAAAAAGCAAGCCCCAGCAAATATACGCGGTCCTTGGCAGAAAGGACGATCCGGCCGCGCCGAAGACGCTCCCGGCCCTGCGCAAACTGCTGGGCATCAAGGCACCGTCCATGAAAGAATTCGACCCGAACCAGAAAGAAGAGAAATATGAAATTATTCAAGACTGA